In Chryseobacterium oranimense, a single window of DNA contains:
- a CDS encoding head fiber protein, with translation MSTKNEQTNSPAVFAINNLTINSYDVTDFGTLGTSDDSAVFQDAIDHVRTNGGGQINIPSGTYYANIILDSNIFLNGAGPNTTILKSVSGSNLDVIQGRDFALLTGTPKANPEIRGVRYAGVSNLSIDGNKQNNNAGFGMRVWGCSLYVNNIVVANCKEDGIYTEFTTHDYPLSDFSATYDALESNFNHIKTIANNGNGWTYKGPHDSEINDYVSFRNGGWALYQGKGSLNGVHWNSWLNANSFYFGDVVKLDNIVASGETGTGIEIYEDVSSCSITNLTLGGHYTGIILRGERHKISGYAGTIKDVAIINDNAGMCNIELIMYDIKNIYQQINNGRHNVFKIQARLKLGQNIGKNQDWVPHITEHTEIMVYNEGSGSYTTIFRLPNNTLWKNGWQPELPDSNSKIICADSFASTIETGVVKKAMNQSNSSATTVTELVSDFNTLLLNLKNAGIM, from the coding sequence ATGTCAACAAAAAATGAACAAACAAATTCTCCGGCTGTTTTTGCCATTAATAATCTTACCATCAACTCTTATGATGTTACAGATTTTGGGACTTTAGGAACATCTGATGACAGTGCTGTTTTTCAGGATGCAATTGATCATGTAAGAACGAATGGCGGCGGACAAATCAATATTCCTTCAGGAACATATTACGCCAATATAATTCTTGACTCAAACATTTTTTTGAATGGAGCCGGACCCAATACGACCATTTTAAAATCTGTTTCAGGAAGTAATCTGGATGTAATTCAGGGGAGAGATTTCGCTTTACTTACAGGTACTCCAAAAGCAAATCCGGAAATAAGAGGAGTAAGATATGCAGGGGTAAGTAATCTTTCTATAGATGGAAACAAACAGAATAATAATGCAGGTTTTGGGATGAGAGTATGGGGATGTTCTCTATATGTCAATAATATTGTCGTTGCCAATTGTAAAGAAGACGGAATATACACTGAATTTACAACTCATGATTATCCTTTAAGTGATTTTTCTGCAACATATGATGCATTGGAAAGTAATTTCAATCATATTAAGACCATTGCAAATAATGGTAATGGCTGGACATACAAAGGACCCCATGATTCTGAGATTAATGACTATGTATCATTTCGGAATGGAGGATGGGCATTATATCAGGGAAAAGGATCATTAAATGGCGTACACTGGAATTCCTGGCTTAATGCAAATAGTTTTTATTTCGGTGATGTGGTAAAACTGGATAATATTGTTGCTAGCGGAGAAACGGGAACAGGAATTGAAATTTATGAAGATGTAAGCAGCTGTTCAATCACAAATTTAACACTTGGAGGGCATTATACAGGAATTATACTAAGAGGGGAGCGACATAAAATTTCAGGATATGCAGGAACCATAAAAGATGTAGCAATTATTAATGATAATGCAGGCATGTGCAATATTGAATTAATCATGTATGATATTAAAAATATATATCAGCAAATAAACAATGGGCGTCATAATGTTTTCAAAATTCAGGCAAGATTAAAATTAGGTCAGAATATAGGAAAAAATCAAGATTGGGTCCCACATATTACAGAGCATACAGAAATTATGGTATATAATGAAGGTTCAGGAAGCTACACAACAATTTTTAGATTACCCAACAATACACTTTGGAAAAACGGATGGCAGCCTGAATTACCGGATAGCAATTCGAAAATTATTTGTGCAGATTCTTTTGCATCAACAATTGAGACAGGAGTAGTTAAAAAAGCAATGAACCAGAGTAATTCTTCTGCAACGACTGTTACTGAATTGGTTTCAGATTTTAATACATTATTATTGAATCTGAAAAATGCAGGTATTATGTAA
- a CDS encoding non-ribosomal peptide synthetase, translated as MPNTIPTPAEQSASVSVLLSTEDREKLLNDFNKTNWDYPKEETLVSLFKKQALLHPDNVAAVYQEKQISYQELDQKSSQLANILLKKGIKEGMFVPVWLDRSLEWLIAILGILKTGAAYVPVDPAYPVKRVEYILADTSAEIIITDAGHGNLLTVETEILYLDHKESLEYLPAELPDITLHQEALAYTIYTSGSTGNPKGVMISHHSIQHLAIWHNQYFHVDHTSRLTLVAGLAFDISVWETWSALTAGAVIFIADNEDRVEASALVKFYRKNRITHGFAPSVLVPSVVEETRKYNDLDLKYLFTGGEKLKPVLTSELSYELIDYYGPTECTVYATFKKVKDINGQYISSIGRPIANAQAYILGENSELLPVGAVGELYIGGTLLAKGYLNNEELTALKFVQNPFRGNERLYRTGDLARWKPDGDIEFLGRIDNQVKIRGFRVELEEIERSLTRLEGIQDAAVITKDHGSNKYIVAFILPKSGEKADAAWIRQQLKEELPGYMIPAQIITIDKIPLTPNGKTDTYLLKELADKEARELISTEPPTNETERIIADIWAEELERPVINITDNFFDIGGNSLLVAIVATALNSRLETKVYMRDIYQFPVLKELSNELISRTKEAQSAVPEEDVEPYVSLQQDVCLAPGTVFAGGFDPEQLENPKKIFLTGVTGFVGIHLLQELLDTTSADIYCLVRAQDEFHAIEKIDRCYKQYHIDRKEEQNPRIIPVIGDLSLLLLGLSEEKFKNLAGILDLIYHSGSSVNFIEPYSYMKAPNVEGLREIIKLAGAEKTKCLALLSTISVYSWGHVFTGKTVMLESDDIAQNLMSVSKDIGYVRSKWVMEAVADLAAKEGLPLITYRLGYAMCHSRTGASAPYQWWSGLVKNCVEFKSYPLLTELREGLITVDYMTKSMAHITKNKEAIGKKFNLIARPETNLTLESFFNLLKKYYPHTLEGLPYKEWRKQWEDDSRNRLYPLTSLFKDNMHEGLSTVELYQNTYIWDCSNVIQFLEGSGIEEPVFDKPLLDAYLKYLGIPTS; from the coding sequence ATGCCAAATACAATACCAACACCAGCGGAGCAGTCCGCCAGTGTATCTGTACTTTTATCCACTGAAGACAGAGAAAAACTTCTCAACGATTTTAATAAAACAAATTGGGATTATCCTAAAGAAGAAACATTGGTCTCCCTTTTCAAAAAACAGGCGTTACTTCACCCGGATAATGTTGCTGCTGTTTATCAGGAAAAGCAAATAAGTTATCAGGAGCTTGATCAGAAAAGCAGTCAGCTTGCCAATATCCTGTTGAAAAAAGGGATAAAAGAAGGAATGTTTGTGCCGGTATGGCTGGATCGTTCGTTAGAGTGGCTTATTGCCATCCTTGGAATTTTGAAAACCGGTGCCGCTTATGTTCCTGTAGATCCTGCTTATCCGGTAAAACGGGTAGAATATATCCTGGCAGATACTTCAGCAGAAATTATTATTACCGATGCTGGGCATGGAAATTTATTGACGGTGGAGACTGAAATACTTTACCTGGACCATAAAGAAAGCCTGGAATATTTACCTGCTGAACTGCCTGATATTACTTTACATCAGGAGGCGTTGGCGTATACCATCTACACCTCCGGATCAACAGGAAATCCCAAAGGGGTTATGATTTCCCACCATAGCATCCAGCATCTGGCGATCTGGCACAACCAGTATTTTCATGTTGATCACACCTCGCGGCTTACCCTTGTTGCCGGGCTTGCATTTGATATCTCCGTATGGGAAACCTGGTCAGCACTTACTGCCGGCGCTGTTATCTTTATAGCAGACAACGAGGACAGGGTGGAAGCATCAGCACTTGTCAAATTTTACCGGAAAAACAGGATTACTCATGGGTTTGCACCTTCGGTTCTTGTGCCGTCTGTTGTTGAAGAAACCCGGAAGTATAATGATTTAGACCTTAAGTACCTTTTTACAGGAGGAGAAAAACTCAAGCCTGTGCTTACCAGTGAATTGAGCTATGAACTGATTGATTATTACGGTCCTACCGAATGTACAGTCTATGCTACATTCAAAAAAGTTAAAGATATAAATGGACAATACATTTCTTCAATAGGGAGGCCAATAGCCAATGCACAGGCTTACATTTTAGGAGAAAACAGCGAACTATTACCCGTAGGAGCTGTGGGAGAATTATATATTGGAGGAACTCTTTTAGCTAAAGGCTATCTTAATAACGAAGAGCTTACAGCTTTGAAATTCGTTCAAAATCCATTCAGAGGAAATGAAAGGCTGTACCGCACTGGTGATCTTGCCCGCTGGAAGCCTGATGGAGATATTGAATTTTTAGGGAGAATAGACAATCAGGTGAAAATTAGAGGTTTTCGGGTAGAATTGGAAGAGATTGAACGCAGTCTTACACGTTTGGAAGGAATACAGGACGCTGCTGTAATTACAAAAGATCATGGAAGCAATAAATATATTGTAGCTTTTATTTTACCGAAATCCGGAGAAAAAGCAGATGCTGCATGGATAAGGCAACAGCTGAAAGAAGAGCTTCCAGGCTATATGATTCCCGCCCAGATCATAACTATTGATAAAATACCCCTTACTCCTAATGGAAAAACTGACACCTATTTGCTAAAGGAACTTGCAGATAAAGAGGCAAGAGAACTTATTTCTACAGAACCTCCTACCAACGAGACCGAAAGGATTATAGCAGATATCTGGGCTGAAGAACTGGAGCGTCCGGTAATTAATATTACTGATAACTTCTTTGATATAGGTGGAAATTCTCTGCTTGTTGCCATAGTTGCAACCGCTTTGAATTCGAGGTTGGAAACCAAAGTTTATATGCGGGATATTTACCAGTTTCCGGTTCTTAAAGAGCTTTCCAATGAGCTGATATCCAGAACTAAAGAGGCTCAAAGTGCAGTTCCTGAGGAAGATGTAGAGCCATATGTATCCCTTCAGCAGGATGTTTGCCTGGCTCCGGGAACTGTTTTTGCGGGAGGTTTTGATCCTGAACAGCTGGAAAATCCTAAAAAAATATTTCTGACCGGAGTTACCGGATTTGTCGGAATCCATTTGCTCCAGGAACTTTTAGATACTACATCTGCTGATATTTACTGTCTCGTAAGGGCCCAGGATGAATTTCATGCCATAGAGAAAATAGACCGGTGTTATAAGCAATATCATATTGACAGAAAAGAAGAGCAAAACCCCAGAATTATCCCGGTAATAGGGGATCTGTCTCTTCTGTTATTAGGTCTTTCTGAAGAAAAATTCAAAAATCTTGCAGGGATACTGGATCTTATCTATCACTCCGGCAGTTCTGTTAATTTTATAGAACCTTATTCTTATATGAAAGCTCCCAATGTAGAAGGTTTAAGGGAAATTATAAAGCTTGCAGGTGCCGAAAAAACCAAATGTCTTGCGCTGTTATCTACCATTTCTGTTTACAGTTGGGGCCATGTCTTCACCGGGAAAACCGTGATGCTGGAAAGTGATGATATTGCTCAGAATCTGATGTCTGTAAGCAAGGATATCGGGTATGTAAGAAGTAAATGGGTCATGGAAGCGGTGGCTGATCTTGCTGCTAAAGAGGGACTTCCGTTAATTACTTACCGTCTTGGCTATGCCATGTGTCACAGCCGAACAGGGGCCAGTGCTCCTTACCAATGGTGGTCAGGGCTTGTAAAAAACTGTGTTGAATTTAAATCTTATCCCTTGCTTACTGAATTGAGAGAAGGACTGATCACGGTAGACTATATGACGAAATCCATGGCACATATCACAAAAAATAAAGAGGCGATTGGTAAAAAGTTTAACCTGATCGCAAGACCGGAAACCAATCTTACTCTTGAAAGTTTCTTTAACCTCCTTAAAAAATATTATCCGCATACTCTTGAGGGACTTCCCTACAAAGAGTGGAGAAAACAATGGGAAGATGATAGCCGGAACCGTTTGTATCCGCTTACCAGTTTGTTTAAGGATAATATGCATGAGGGGCTTTCCACGGTGGAACTTTATCAGAATACCTATATCTGGGACTGTTCGAATGTCATTCAGTTTCTGGAAGGATCCGGTATTGAGGAACCGGTATTTGATAAGCCGTTGCTGGATGCTTATCTGAAATATCTGGGAATTCCAACATCATAA
- a CDS encoding TnsA endonuclease N-terminal domain-containing protein, with protein MKLQAETTKEDEKKSQHIINLRQNTTKEDANFVKRVREINAKNFSLSGIINIDQLKNPIQFESSLERDYIFLLEHDQNVKHYLEQPLKIKYFDHNKKQRTYIPDFIVEYFDDRPTELIEIKYTSTLIAKKDELEQKFKAAREYCQRHNLIFKITDEINIRELRETELYNYKFLHRYKNYFHNINKDKTAFPILNENLVLLRIKLKELKKCTVSELVTQSARDSDKQAELIFLIWYMVSNNFIKTDLTKKLTLNSIICLG; from the coding sequence ATGAAATTACAGGCAGAAACTACAAAAGAAGATGAGAAAAAGTCTCAGCATATCATAAATTTAAGACAAAATACCACAAAAGAAGATGCGAATTTCGTAAAACGAGTTCGTGAAATTAATGCAAAAAACTTTTCCCTTTCTGGTATCATTAATATAGATCAGCTCAAAAACCCTATTCAATTTGAATCTTCTCTAGAACGAGATTATATTTTTCTATTAGAGCATGATCAAAATGTAAAGCACTACTTAGAGCAACCTTTAAAAATCAAATATTTTGATCATAACAAAAAACAAAGAACATATATTCCTGATTTCATTGTTGAATATTTTGATGATAGACCAACTGAACTAATAGAAATTAAATACACTAGTACACTGATAGCTAAAAAAGATGAACTAGAACAAAAATTTAAAGCAGCTAGAGAATATTGTCAAAGACATAATTTAATTTTCAAAATAACTGATGAAATTAACATTAGAGAACTGCGAGAAACAGAATTGTATAATTACAAGTTTTTGCATAGATACAAGAATTACTTCCATAATATTAATAAGGACAAAACGGCATTTCCTATACTAAATGAAAATTTAGTATTACTAAGGATAAAGCTCAAAGAATTGAAAAAATGTACAGTTTCAGAACTGGTTACTCAATCTGCAAGAGATTCTGATAAACAAGCTGAATTAATTTTCTTAATTTGGTATATGGTATCTAATAATTTTATTAAAACCGACTTAACTAAAAAATTAACTTTAAATTCTATAATATGTCTCGGTTAA
- a CDS encoding Mu transposase C-terminal domain-containing protein — MSRLNFAPGVKVMYKGDPAMIIKIVDVNLISLQMLTSNVIYTVERKEINPLVKEEEENAQPLEILTDNEWKIASFRYDIVKNIVDNKLRSPQIKEIAKRNSVHFSTVYRWINIFNTNGSITALAGKKKTGGKNKSRLNNDVDKIISDTITEVYLTPSKKSISKVIRSIKMRCKELDIIPPHENTVRNRIKSLSEEEVLKARYGQKSSRDKFEPIKGNFPGANFPLSVVQIDHTCLDIILVDELYRKPFMRPYLTLAIDVYSRMVVGFHLSFDPPGEMGTGLCIANAILSKDLLLEKYGIKGDWPCWGTMATIHLDNAKEFRGSMLKLACYNYGINIEHRPIATPHWGGNIERLFGTISKEVHNLSGSTFSKVSDRENYDSQAKASLTINELEKWLITYIVNVYHKKIHSSINMSPLEKFKKGIFGENGAIGTGLPPKLINERRVRLDFMPFFERTIQEYGVLIDHITYYSDILRKYIHSREDLTKYSKKQKFIFKRDPRDISIIYFYDPNVNDYFEIPYRDTSKPPLSIWEFNEVVTKLSKQNVVVNENSIFEAYKEMENIELTAIRETKKLKRFSRFSDKRNENVHNPLKLIEENDTETITNLTITPFEEIDDDAFTRQN; from the coding sequence ATGTCTCGGTTAAATTTTGCTCCTGGAGTTAAAGTTATGTATAAAGGTGATCCAGCAATGATCATAAAAATCGTTGATGTTAATCTTATTAGTCTTCAAATGTTGACATCAAATGTGATTTATACTGTTGAAAGAAAAGAGATAAATCCATTGGTTAAAGAAGAGGAAGAAAATGCTCAGCCTTTAGAGATATTAACTGATAATGAATGGAAAATCGCAAGTTTTAGGTATGATATTGTAAAAAACATTGTAGATAATAAGCTACGATCTCCACAAATAAAAGAAATAGCAAAAAGGAATAGTGTTCATTTTTCGACCGTCTATAGATGGATCAATATTTTCAATACAAATGGATCTATCACGGCATTAGCAGGAAAGAAAAAAACGGGAGGAAAAAACAAAAGTAGGTTAAATAATGATGTTGATAAAATAATTAGTGATACCATTACTGAAGTCTATCTAACTCCCTCAAAAAAATCTATATCAAAAGTTATCCGCTCAATAAAAATGAGATGTAAGGAGTTGGATATAATCCCTCCACATGAAAACACAGTTAGAAATAGAATAAAAAGTTTATCTGAGGAAGAAGTTTTAAAGGCCAGATATGGGCAAAAAAGTTCCAGAGATAAATTTGAACCAATCAAAGGAAATTTTCCAGGAGCTAATTTCCCATTATCTGTAGTTCAAATAGATCATACATGTTTAGATATTATTTTAGTAGATGAATTATATCGCAAACCATTTATGAGACCTTACTTAACTCTTGCAATTGATGTATATAGTAGAATGGTGGTTGGTTTTCATCTGTCATTTGATCCACCAGGTGAAATGGGCACTGGCCTTTGTATAGCAAACGCTATACTAAGTAAAGATCTATTGCTTGAAAAATACGGTATAAAAGGTGATTGGCCATGTTGGGGAACAATGGCAACTATTCACCTAGACAATGCAAAGGAATTTAGGGGAAGCATGCTTAAACTTGCATGCTATAACTATGGAATTAATATTGAACACAGACCAATAGCAACACCACATTGGGGAGGAAATATTGAGCGATTATTTGGTACTATTTCTAAGGAAGTTCATAATCTATCAGGTTCAACTTTTTCTAAAGTTTCAGATAGGGAAAATTACGATTCACAAGCAAAAGCCTCCCTTACTATAAATGAGCTTGAAAAATGGTTAATCACATATATTGTCAATGTATATCACAAAAAAATACATTCTAGTATTAATATGTCACCACTTGAAAAATTTAAAAAGGGAATTTTCGGAGAAAATGGGGCAATTGGGACAGGTCTACCACCCAAGCTTATTAATGAGAGAAGAGTAAGATTAGATTTCATGCCTTTTTTTGAAAGAACCATACAGGAATACGGAGTTTTAATTGACCATATTACTTATTACAGTGATATACTTAGGAAGTACATCCATTCAAGAGAAGATTTGACAAAATATAGTAAGAAACAAAAATTTATATTTAAGCGAGATCCTAGAGACATTAGTATAATATATTTTTATGATCCTAATGTTAATGATTATTTTGAAATCCCTTATCGTGACACCTCAAAACCACCTCTCTCAATCTGGGAATTTAATGAAGTCGTAACAAAATTATCAAAACAGAATGTAGTAGTAAACGAAAATTCCATCTTTGAAGCATATAAAGAAATGGAAAATATCGAGCTTACTGCTATACGCGAAACTAAAAAATTAAAAAGATTTTCGCGGTTTTCTGATAAAAGAAATGAAAATGTTCACAATCCATTAAAATTAATTGAGGAAAATGATACAGAAACAATTACTAATCTAACGATTACACCATTTGAAGAAATTGACGATGACGCATTTACACGACAAAACTAA
- a CDS encoding TniB family NTP-binding protein encodes MTHLHDKTKELVNTLTDEERIQSVKKAKWVGYTHAKKIHQKLEDLRDYPTNLRMPNLLLIGDSNNGKTALLNKFTITNPSFIIEETQELILPALMVQAPPEPDEKRFYNIILENLYAPYKSSEKIEMRQQRTIHLLKKLKVKILIIDEIHHLLAGTISKQRLFLNVLKYISNELQISLVCSGTREAFNAIQTDPQLANRFEPKVLPKWNNDEEYLRLLASFERILPLKNPSHLIENSLCSLILSKSEGLLGEISKILELSTILAIETGIEKINKNIVGNIDYTPPSERKKMIFR; translated from the coding sequence ATGACGCATTTACACGACAAAACTAAAGAGCTAGTCAATACATTGACTGATGAAGAACGTATACAATCCGTTAAAAAGGCAAAATGGGTAGGTTATACCCATGCAAAAAAAATTCATCAAAAACTCGAAGATTTAAGGGATTACCCTACCAATTTAAGAATGCCCAATCTATTATTAATTGGAGACTCCAACAATGGTAAAACGGCTCTACTTAATAAATTCACTATCACCAACCCATCATTCATTATAGAGGAAACCCAAGAACTTATATTACCTGCTTTGATGGTTCAAGCTCCACCGGAACCAGACGAAAAGAGATTCTATAATATCATACTTGAAAACTTGTATGCACCATATAAATCAAGCGAAAAAATAGAAATGCGCCAACAAAGAACTATTCATTTATTAAAGAAATTGAAAGTTAAAATTTTAATTATTGATGAAATACACCATTTACTAGCTGGTACAATTTCAAAACAAAGATTGTTTTTGAATGTTCTTAAATATATTTCCAATGAATTACAGATATCTTTAGTATGTTCAGGAACTCGAGAAGCATTCAACGCAATTCAAACTGACCCACAATTAGCTAATAGATTTGAACCAAAAGTCCTTCCTAAATGGAATAATGATGAAGAATATTTAAGGCTACTGGCGAGTTTTGAAAGAATACTTCCTCTTAAGAATCCATCACATTTAATTGAAAACTCATTATGTAGTTTAATCCTGTCAAAAAGCGAAGGTTTATTGGGTGAAATATCCAAAATTTTAGAACTTTCTACAATCCTGGCTATTGAGACTGGAATTGAAAAAATAAATAAAAACATAGTCGGAAACATCGACTACACTCCCCCTAGTGAAAGAAAAAAAATGATATTCAGATGA
- a CDS encoding TniQ family protein: MNFLIINSKILPGYIPPEKDELLSSWIFRLSQAHKIKPFSFTKFYFKETAFWNRDVDKFIYGTVIDQLTNITPLSKNDILNLHLISYKDIIFNTPLVASYTPGITNLGIYHRKRKNNGLLACPKCLIKNHYYKKSWRLLTSLICTECKCNLIDHCPNCNSPIIFQRLDIGDKSNHKNIPIYLCWLCNFDLRKEFEIITDDSLIYKYQKYINECIVNGYSMQTQYSFLYIQVLLNILGKSKTNSSTWTRVKNAFMIEFNLTDEDFFCKSPDTSIQFRRKIIPLIYFLLDDIPERFAPFCKKYSLRYSDFAKDHEHLPFWFYRIFRECY, from the coding sequence ATGAATTTTTTAATTATTAATTCTAAAATATTACCCGGTTATATTCCTCCTGAAAAAGATGAATTACTGTCTAGTTGGATTTTTAGATTATCTCAGGCTCATAAAATAAAACCATTTTCATTTACAAAATTTTATTTTAAAGAAACAGCATTTTGGAATAGAGACGTAGACAAATTTATTTATGGAACAGTAATTGACCAACTCACTAACATAACTCCTCTCTCGAAAAATGACATTTTAAATTTACACCTTATTTCGTATAAAGATATTATTTTCAACACCCCTTTAGTAGCATCATATACCCCTGGAATTACTAATCTTGGAATATATCATAGAAAAAGAAAAAACAATGGATTATTAGCTTGTCCAAAATGCTTAATAAAAAATCACTATTATAAAAAAAGCTGGCGTTTACTCACATCCTTAATTTGTACAGAGTGCAAGTGTAATCTCATTGATCATTGCCCCAACTGTAATTCTCCAATTATATTTCAAAGACTTGATATAGGAGATAAAAGTAACCATAAAAATATTCCTATTTACTTATGCTGGCTTTGTAATTTTGATTTAAGAAAAGAGTTTGAAATAATTACGGATGACTCTTTGATTTACAAATATCAAAAGTATATAAATGAGTGTATAGTTAATGGATATAGTATGCAAACGCAATACTCATTTTTATACATTCAAGTATTACTAAATATTTTAGGAAAATCAAAAACTAATTCATCCACCTGGACAAGAGTTAAAAATGCTTTTATGATAGAGTTTAATTTAACTGATGAAGATTTTTTTTGCAAAAGTCCAGATACATCAATTCAATTTCGCAGAAAGATAATACCACTAATCTATTTTTTATTAGATGACATACCTGAAAGATTCGCTCCTTTCTGCAAAAAGTACTCTTTAAGATACTCCGATTTTGCCAAAGATCACGAGCATCTTCCCTTTTGGTTTTATAGAATTTTTAGAGAATGTTATTAA
- a CDS encoding PIN-like domain-containing protein, whose translation MNKKLMTRKSFEKYELSKNAEKELWKDALVIFDTSSLIDFYYYPKETRQEIFDKIFPKLIGRLWIPYHVQFEYLKNRSSVIEKPITENYNPIKNEKLKELIAAKSKIIMLSDQIRKDTLKPEKHPYLPQDKIDSFISFTKELDKEVIQFEKNLKEDIQKQEEEIKSLNENDTILKALENYLEVGTELTFTEIMSIVTEGKLRYEFEIPPGYMDRNDKEGTQIFGDLIIWKEILSYSKQQKKNVIFVCNDLKIDWCIKDSRSRVEKPRIELIKEFYDNNGKRFWMYNQSQFTYKAKEYLEIEISDAKIEEISNVIKNRNTDSLIYSCSSCNKRNEITLYDLGLTFDYVGRMEYDGGPSYQYVSSLYNQCFHCNNFAKITLYIYESSDRIPFHNEISIEGGELIKSPELLDYFLDSYYGDEPDEDLFRDR comes from the coding sequence ATGAATAAAAAATTAATGACCAGAAAAAGCTTTGAGAAATACGAGTTAAGTAAAAATGCAGAAAAAGAACTTTGGAAAGATGCATTAGTAATTTTTGATACTTCTTCCTTAATTGATTTTTATTATTACCCTAAGGAAACTCGGCAAGAAATTTTCGACAAAATATTTCCTAAACTAATAGGCAGATTATGGATACCTTACCATGTTCAGTTTGAATATTTAAAAAACCGATCTAGTGTTATTGAAAAACCGATAACTGAAAATTATAATCCAATAAAAAATGAAAAGCTAAAAGAATTAATTGCTGCTAAATCTAAAATTATAATGCTTTCTGATCAAATAAGAAAAGATACTTTGAAACCAGAGAAGCACCCCTACCTTCCACAAGATAAAATTGACAGCTTTATTTCTTTTACAAAAGAACTTGATAAGGAAGTTATTCAGTTTGAAAAAAATTTGAAAGAAGATATTCAAAAGCAAGAAGAAGAAATTAAATCATTGAATGAAAATGATACAATATTAAAAGCGCTTGAAAATTATCTTGAAGTTGGAACCGAATTAACATTTACTGAAATAATGAGTATCGTTACAGAAGGCAAGCTAAGATATGAATTTGAAATTCCTCCGGGATATATGGATAGAAACGATAAAGAAGGCACTCAGATATTCGGAGATTTAATAATTTGGAAAGAAATTCTATCTTATTCAAAACAACAAAAGAAAAATGTAATTTTTGTTTGTAATGATTTAAAAATTGATTGGTGCATTAAAGACTCTAGAAGTAGGGTTGAAAAACCACGTATTGAACTTATTAAAGAATTTTATGATAATAATGGCAAACGTTTTTGGATGTATAATCAGTCACAATTTACCTATAAGGCTAAAGAATATCTCGAAATTGAAATTTCAGATGCAAAAATAGAAGAAATATCCAACGTGATTAAAAATCGTAATACTGATAGTCTTATATATTCATGCAGTAGTTGTAATAAAAGAAATGAGATTACACTTTATGATTTAGGGTTGACATTTGACTACGTAGGAAGAATGGAATATGATGGAGGTCCATCCTATCAATATGTCTCATCATTATATAATCAATGTTTTCATTGTAATAATTTTGCTAAGATTACTTTATATATATATGAGTCATCTGACAGAATACCTTTCCATAATGAAATTAGTATTGAGGGAGGGGAGCTAATTAAAAGCCCTGAACTTTTAGATTATTTTTTGGATAGTTATTATGGTGATGAGCCTGATGAAGATTTGTTTCGAGATAGATAA
- a CDS encoding recombinase family protein gives MRRKIILFLFSENKLLSCLVKRSFLKPKIMTVGYARVSTSEQNLSTQVELLKENGCEKIFTDIASGVREDRAGLIEMLSYLRKGDVILVYKTDRIFRSLKNMIDLIEKFNEKGVLFKSIAEPAFDTTSANGKFIIQIFGAVAEFERNLVSERTKFGLEGARKRKQLLGRPKGSSQANLEKYQYAKHLYDNKNISIDKACKQSGISKATFYRIEKIKL, from the coding sequence ATGAGACGAAAAATAATACTATTTTTATTTTCAGAAAACAAGCTTTTATCTTGTCTCGTAAAACGATCGTTTTTAAAACCAAAAATTATGACTGTAGGTTATGCTCGAGTTTCGACTTCGGAACAAAACTTATCGACTCAGGTAGAATTACTAAAAGAAAATGGATGTGAAAAAATTTTTACAGATATAGCGAGTGGTGTTCGCGAAGATCGAGCAGGCTTAATTGAAATGCTCTCTTATTTACGGAAAGGAGATGTGATTCTCGTTTATAAAACAGATCGTATTTTCCGCTCCTTAAAAAATATGATTGACTTAATAGAGAAATTCAACGAGAAAGGCGTGCTTTTTAAAAGCATAGCGGAGCCAGCATTCGATACAACTTCTGCTAATGGAAAGTTTATAATTCAGATTTTTGGAGCTGTTGCCGAGTTCGAAAGGAATTTAGTCAGTGAGCGTACAAAGTTTGGATTAGAAGGAGCCCGCAAGAGAAAACAGCTTTTGGGAAGACCTAAAGGTTCAAGTCAGGCAAATTTAGAAAAATATCAATATGCAAAACACCTATATGACAATAAAAACATTTCTATTGATAAAGCTTGCAAGCAGTCAGGTATAAGCAAAGCAACATTTTATAGAATTGAAAAAATAAAACTCTAA